The following proteins are co-located in the Synchiropus splendidus isolate RoL2022-P1 chromosome 14, RoL_Sspl_1.0, whole genome shotgun sequence genome:
- the si:ch211-176l24.4 gene encoding uncharacterized protein si:ch211-176l24.4, with product MQRPGSDDTAPTHDSDQATKAFWKALIPAKKQKKASKKDRKDKTTVEAKPKKKSAKEKKGKKEKKKKKEKLDSNVSAKCAPPAQSHMTQESPARKKRVAFHLMPLYTYKRHPELAAPSSVQPGDSDSPPDIVGSQDLFITQNHFRASPSDPSSEELRTPPQSRMVRAKVRCTSKSPHRAPQRSSTATQTENFFTSELSSLLHFQQSAGSSAGDTQPLDLSLPHRCRAGGGMPEGGQRSGAMSDEDSTPSNGSQLEAKSVNTVTSSDESDRVGRADLAQVRAVQMRLNESFFFKTKGDTQPPRPESPLMKLSQGRDGKKPKKKLKGSKTT from the exons gaaacagaaaaaagccTCCAAGAAGGATAGAAAAGACAAAACGACCGTGGAGGCCAAACCCAAAAAGAAAAGTGCCAAAGAGAAAAaggggaagaaagaaaaaaagaaaaagaaagagaagctggACTCCAATGTCAGCGCCAAGTGTGCTCCCCCTGCGCAGAGTCACATGACCCAGGAGTCCCCCGCGAGAAAGAAGAGGGTGGCCTTTCACCTCATGCCGCTCTACACCTACAAGAGGCACCCGGAGCTCGCGGCGCCGTCGTCGGTCCAGCCGGGGGACAGCGACTCCCCGCCGGACATCGTCGGCAGTCAGGACCTGTTCATCACCCAGAACCACTTCCGAGCGTCGCCCTCGGACCCCTCCAGCGAGGAGCTCAGGACCCCTCCTCAGTCCAGAATGGTGCGAGCCAAAGTCCGATGCACAAGCAAGAGTCCTCATAGAGCTCCTCAGCGATCCAGCACAGCCACCCAGACCGAGAACTTCTTCACATCTGAGCTGTCCAGCCTCCTGCACTTCCAACAGAGCGCAGGTTCGAGCGCCGGGGACACGCAGCCGCTCGACCTGAGCCTGCCTCACAGGTGCCGGGCCGGCGGAGGGATGCCAGAAGGCGGGCAGAGGTCTGGCGCCATGAGCGACGAGGACAGCACCCCCAGCAACGGGTCTCAGCTCGAGGCCAAGTCTGTGAACACCGTGACGTCCAGCGACGAGAGCGACAGGGTTGGCAGAGCGGACCTGGCACAG GTCCGAGCGGTCCAGATGAGGCTCAATGAGTCCTTCTTCTTCAAAACCAAAGGCGACACTCAGCCACCGAGACCCGAGTCCCCGCTGATGAAGCTGAGTCAGGGCAGAGACGGGAAGAAGCCCAAGAAGAAGCTCAAAGGTTCCAAAACCACCtga
- the LOC128770388 gene encoding phosphatidylinositol N-acetylglucosaminyltransferase subunit Y-like has product MFSLSMMVGLIPLVSMFGLFYSAAVDENFPQGCTSSSSVCFYSLLLPVTIPVYVFFHLWSWMGIKLFSHN; this is encoded by the coding sequence ATGTTCTCCTTGTCCATGATGGTGGGTCTGATCCCGCTGGTCTCCATGTTCGGACTCTTCTACTCGGCGGCTGTGGACGAGAACTTCCCTCAGGgctgcaccagcagcagcagcgtgtgcTTCTACAGCCTGCTGTTGCCCGTCACCATCCCAGTCTACGTCTTCTTCCACCTGTGGAGCTGGATGGGAATCAAACTGTTCAGTCACAACTAG
- the LOC128770387 gene encoding protein preY, mitochondrial-like, with product MALLVRKRSTEGVICFRVIGVISSPCWELVMLRSFCCGLLRNYSFVKPLRFGSVRGSARTFCEDQVQSDFDVSLLDFLVCPLSKKPLRYEAQTNELVNDELGIAYPIIDGIPNMIPQEARLLQKDPPPTQE from the exons atggcgctgttggtccGGAAGCGTTCGACTGAAGGTGTCATCTGTTTCCGGGTTATCGGGGTCATATCATCCCCTTGTTGGGAGTTGGTCATGTTGCGCAGTTTTTGTTGCGGTTTATTGAGGAATTATTCGTTCGTGAAGCCTTTGAGGTTCGGTTCTGTGCGTGGATCCGCGCGGACCTTCTGTGAGGACCAAGTGCAGAGCGACTTTGACGTGTCTCTGCTGGATTTCCTGGTGTGCCCTCTGTCCAAGAAGCCGCTGAG GTACGAGGCCCAAACGAATGAGCTGGTGAACGACGAGCTGGGCATCGCGTACCCCATCATCGATGGCATCCCCAACATGATCCCACAGGAGGCCCGGCTTCTCCAGAAGGACCCCCCGCCCACACAGGAGTAG